The following are encoded in a window of Cydia strobilella chromosome 1, ilCydStro3.1, whole genome shotgun sequence genomic DNA:
- the LOC134748258 gene encoding uncharacterized protein LOC134748258 translates to MDALYAQFEEIQSEIDILVDESELAVHSAARTEFEDLFYANIALAQEILKANKPVKNDDNSSSDSYVSGDAELHARTNHKVVHTSTRGIKLPTIQIPKFSGQYEEWLEFHDLFVSLIHEHTAISDIQKFHYLRASLEGAAAQVIKSLEFSARNYKIAWDLLCDRFDNKRILIQNHIQALFALEQNKKESYQSIRKIIDTFTKNLRALETLGEPTTSWDTLIIYIMSTKLDARTLREWEEHKSDLKVIKLDDFTSFLKNRADLLETLHMSNNNKNVSARADKYKSAEYVKSLAAVTSAPQQKYASYNYSCPLCKQNHRIYRCEQFLGQSVNERAESVRRLKLCENCLRPGHQARVCRLGPCMKCSQKHNSVLHPDTASGSSEPSVVGATSHLFMPSGRGVLSTAVIHMYDKDNHRHEVRAFIDNGSMSCFMTDSLLRKLKLKYTEFETTVIGLNKQVMTHVSKKCNATFESRTSPFKANMTFYVVPEVVALDSNVPKLNIPKHVIMADPEYFNPTNIDILLGAEIFWELLEPDQISLGTGYPILHKTKLDYVVGGPTRGLNHKQTNSVEPIHCNLIADITVQEQLAKFWCLEEVPDNSKQVYSVEERLCEQNFVENFTRMPDGRFSVAVPLKKPESCLGDSFNRAKQCFLSLERRLDKQPLLKEMYTDFMSEYIELGHMSETRSDSQTNMQSFFLPHHGVLREHSSTTKLRAVFNGSAATSSGVSYNDLQMVGPTIQSDLLSILLRFRHYPYVLTGDIEKMYRQVLVHENQRHLQQIIWRDDPTKELKIYKLNTVTYGTASAPFLAVRCLKQLALECPDPQLAQIISDDFYVDDLVTGAQTKEQLIKIKEGVCKVLSTGCFNLRKIRSNIELSQSDSCQTLNLGDQGSSNTLGLGWSPPDDKLYYTIKQTVDQNPTKRSILSAIGQIYDPLGLLSVCVIQAKIMLQKLWLLKCNWDDPLPSNIVNLWHKFQSELRHVLDLKIPRCVINGDPNSVIEINTFCDSSQDAYGSCLYVRSECNGQVEINLLCAKSKVTPLKPTTIPRLELCGALVAARLTERVLKSIRLPVKRCILWTDSSIVLGWLQTQPNKLKQFVKNRIAEIQELTANHEWRHVPTASNPADMLSRGVNMSELQDLSMWWNGPDFLKEDESSWPKTYAPHFGGLWEAGVKSFKYHLTRVIGDSHLTFEELYTILVKIEATLNSRPISPMSSDPSDLNPLTPGHFLVGRPLTALPVPPLESINPTRLQRWDRIEQIHQHFWTRWQKEYVSELQQKTKWRSCKGHLDTGTMVIVKEDAVPPLKWSLGRIVRVHPGIDGVTRVADIQTNRGIIRRAFNRICPLPLDDDPVESRTFNAGGHVEEP, encoded by the exons ATGGACGCACTTTATGCACAATTTGAGGAAATTCAATCTGAAATTGACATTTTAGTTGATGAAAGTGAATTGGCCGTACACTCCGCCGCCCGCACAGAGTTTGAAGATTTGTTTTATGCGAACATTGCCCTTGCGCAGGAGATCTTAAAAGCCAATAAGCCTGttaaaaatgatgataattcTTCCAGTGACTCGTACGTTTCAGGTGACGCTGAGTTGCACGCACGCACGAATCATAAGGTGGTACACACAAGCACTCGAGGTATTAAATTACCGACGATCCAGATCCCTAAATTCAGCGGTCAGTACGAGGAATGGTTGGAGTTTCACGATTTATTCGTCTCTTTGATACATGAACATACGGCGATCTCGGACATACAGAAGTTTCATTACTTAAGGGCATCCCTGGAGGGGGCCGCTGCGCAGGTAATCAAATCTTTAGAGTTTTCAGCTCGCAATTATAAAATCGCTTGGGATTTGTTGTGCGACAGGTTTGACAATAAGCGCATACTTATTCAAAATCATATCCAAGCGTTGTTCGCtttagaacaaaataaaaaagaatcatATCAATCAATTCGTAAAATAATAGACACTTTTACTAAAAACTTAAGAGCCTTAGAGACTCTCGGAGAACCCACCACTTCATGGGACACtctcattatttatattatgagtaCAAAATTAGATGCTAGGACATTGCGGGAATGGGAAGAGCATAAATCCGATTTAAAGGTTATTAAATTAGACGATTTCACATCGTTCTTAAAAAACAGAGCCGATTTACTTGAAACGTTACACatgagtaataataataaaaatgtcagCGCCAGAGCTGATAAATACAAATCTGCCGAGTACGTCAAGAGTCTCGCAGCAGTCACTAGTGCGCCACAGCAAAAATATGCGTCATACAATTACAGCTGCCCCTTGTGCAAGcaaaatcatcgcatttatagGTGTGAACAGTTTCTAGGACAATCTGTCAACGAGAGAGCAGAATCGGTGAGGAGGCTCAAGTTATGTGAGAACTGCCTTCGCCCCGGTCATCAGGCTCGCGTTTGCAGATTGGGCCCATGCATGAAATGTTCACAAAAACATAATTCAGTGCTTCATCCAGATACAGCGTCAGGATCATCTGAGCCATCAGTTGTGGGTGCGACGTCACATTTATTCATGCCATCAGGGCGAGGCGTACTCTCAACTGCCGTGATCCACATGTACGACAAGGACAACCACCGCCATGAAGTAAGAGCCTTTATTGATAATGGTAGCATGTCTTGCTTCATGACGGATTCCTTGTTACGtaaattgaaacttaaatacACAGAATTTGAAACGACCGTTATTGGATTAAATAAGCAGGTCATGACACATGTCTCAAAAAAGTGCAATGCAACATTCGAATCTAGAACTAGCCCATTTAAAGCCAACATGACATTCTACGTTGTACCGGAGGTTGTAGCTCTAGattcaaatgtacctaaactaaatatacctaaacatGTAATAATGGCAGACCCAGAGTACTTCAACCCGACGAACATAGACATTCTACTGGGCGCAGAAATATTCTGGGAGCTGCTTGAACCGGACCAAATTAGTTTGGGTACAGGTTATCCaatattacacaaaacaaaACTCGATTACGTAGTTGGCGGGCCTACCAGAGGGCTTAATCATAAACAAACAAATTCAGTTGAACCAATACATTGTAATTTGATCGCAGACATAACAGTGCAGGAACAGCTAGCTAAATTCTGGTGTCTTGAGGAGGTTCCGGATAATTCTAAGCAGGTATATTCTGTAGAAGAACGTTTGTGTGAACAGAATTTCGTGGAAAACTTTACCCGAATGCCAGATGGGCGATTTTCCGTCGCAGTTCCTCTCAAGAAACCAGAATCATGCTTAGGTGACTCATTTAATCGCGCTAAACAGTGCTTTCTATCACTTGAGCGAAGGCTAGACAAACAACCACTGTTAAAAGAAATGTACACAGACTTCATGTCTGAATATATTGAACTAGGACACATGTCTGAGACCAGATCAGACTCGCAAACCAACATGCAGTCATTTTTTCTACCACATCATGGAGTTTTGCGCGAACATAGCTCCACTACAAAGCTGCGTGCTGTATTCAATGGCAGTGCTGCCACGAGTTCAGGGGTTTCATACAATGACCTCCAAATGGTCGGGCCCACTATACAGAGTGATTTATTATCAATTCTTTTGCGATTCAGGCATTATCCATACGTTTTGACCGGAGACATTGAGAAAATGTACCGGCAAGTTTTAGTTCATGAAAATCAACGACATTTACAGCAAATTATCTGGCGGGATGATCCTACTaaagaattaaaaatatacaaattgaaTACAGTTACATATGGGACAGCATCCGCGCCATTTTTGGCAGTCCGGTGTTTGAAACAACTTGCCTTGGAATGTCCAGATCCACAGTTAGCACAAATCATTAGTGACGACTTTTATGTCGACGACTTGGTCACAGGTGCTCAAACAAAGGagcaattaataaaaataaaagaaggcGTTTGCAAAGTTTTATCCACAGGTTGTTTCAATCTCCGTAAAATCAGATCCAATATAGAACTCTCTCAGTCAGATTCATGCCAGACATTGAACCTCGGCGACCAAGGTTCGTCAAACACCTTGGGCCTGGGTTGGTCACCACCTGATGATAAATTATACTATACAATAAAGCAAACTGTTGATCAAAATCCAACCAAACGGTCAATTCTGTCCGCCATAGGACAGATATATGATCCGCTTGGCTTATTAAGCGTGTGCGTCATTCAAGCTAAAATCATGTTACAGAAACTTTggttattaaaatgtaattgGGACGATCCTTTACCTtcaaatattgtaaatttatGGCACAAGTTCCAATCTGAATTACGTCATGTACTTGATTTAAAAATTCCGCGCTGTGTCATCAATGGCGATCCAAATAGTGTGATTGAAATTAACACTTTTTGTGACTCGTCTCAGGACGCATACGGCTCATGCTTGTACGTTAGATCGGAATGTAACGGACAAGTGGAAATCAACTTGTTATGTGCAAAAAGTAAAGTCACACCTTTAAAACCTACGACGATTCCGCGTCTAGAATTGTGCGGTGCCCTTGTCGCTGCACGTCTGACTGAGAGAGTGCTGAAATCTATTCGTTTACCAGTAAAAAGATGTATTCTCTGGACTGATTCATCTATCGTTTTAGGTTGGCTCCAAACGCAGCCTAACAAGCTTAAACAATTCGTTAAAAATCGCATTGCTGAAATTCAAGAGCTCACTGCTAATCACGAATGGCGCCATGTGCCAACAGCTTCAAATCCAGCAGACATGTTATCTCGCGGAGTAAACATGTCAGAATTACAAGATTTGTCCATGTGGTGGAATGGCCCAGATTTTCTAAAGGAAGATGAATCGAGCTGGCCTAAaa CCTACGCACCTCATTTTGGAGGGCTATGGGAGGCTGGGGTTAAGTCTTTTAAATATCATTTAACCAGAGTTATAGGCGACTCCCACCTTACATTTGAGGAGCTTTACACTATTTTAGTCAAAATTGAAGCTACGCTTAACTCACGACCTATATCACCAATGTCTTCAGATCCATCAGATTTAAATCCATTAACGCCAGGTCACTTTTTGGTCGGACGTCCTCTTACCGCTCTGCCTGTTCCTCCACTAGAAAGCATAAATCCGACCAGATTACAGCGATGGGATCGCATTGAACAAATCCACCAGCACTTCTGGACAAGATGGCAAAAGGAATACGTCTCTGAGTTGCAGCAAAAGACAAAATGGAGGTCATGCAAAGGACACCTCGACACAGGAACGATGGTCATCGTTAAGGAAGACGCTGTGCCACCTTTAAAATGGAGTCTTGGACGTATCGTGCGCGTCCATCCAGGCATCGACGGAGTAACCAGAGTCGCCGATATCCAAACGAATCGAGGCATCATCAGAAGAGCCTTCAATCGAATCTGTCCTCTTCCTCTGGACGACGATCCTGTTGAAAGCAGGACTTTCAACGCCGGGGGGCATGTTGAGGAACCCTAA